The Schistocerca nitens isolate TAMUIC-IGC-003100 chromosome 7, iqSchNite1.1, whole genome shotgun sequence genome contains a region encoding:
- the LOC126195674 gene encoding cuticle protein 7-like has product MTCQAVLLCVCAAVGVATAGFLGSPAISYSAAPAVHAAPVLPGALAAAGADPDYDPNPQYSFSYSVSDALTGDAKQQQESRSGDAVQGSYSVVEPDGAVRTVQYSAAPGAGFNAVVSRSGGAPPPPAPARVAAPAPLPGRLVPLPFALRRLAPLPPPAAPAAVIVKAPAVIAAPAKIALAPPAALHGAPLKSSHTAVTTSHASYQY; this is encoded by the exons ATGACTTGTCAG GCGGTGCTGCTGTGCGTGTGTGCGGCGGTGGGCGTGGCTACAGCGGGCTTCCTCGGCTCCCCGGCCATCTCCTACTCGGCGGCTCCCGCTGTCCACGCGGCCCCGGTGCTTCCAG GAGCGCTGGCGGCGGCCGGGGCTGACCCGGACTACGACCCGAACCCGCAGTACAGCTTCAGCTACAGCGTGAGCGACGCGCTGACGGGCGacgccaagcagcagcaggagagccGCAGCGGCGACGCCGTCCAGGGCAGCTACAGCGTCGTCGAGCCGGACGGCGCCGTCCGCACCGTGCAGTACTCGGCCGCGCCCGGCGCCGGCTTCAACGCCGTCGTCTCCCGCTCCGGCGGCGCACCACCGCCTCCCGCGCCCGCCAGGGTCGCCGCACCCGCGCCCCTGCCCG GCCGCCTGGTGCCGCTGCCCTTCGCCCTGCGGCGGTTGGCACCTCTCCCACCCCCAGCCGCCCCCGCAGCTGTGATCGTCAAGGCTCCTGCAGTGATAGCCGCCCCCGCTAAGATAGCGCTGGCGCCCCCAGCCGCTCTGCACGGCGCGCCGCTCAAGAGCTCGCACACGGCCGTCACCACGTCACACGCCAGCTACCAGTACTGA